The DNA window CGGAAGGTTGAGCTGCGCCAGCAAGGCGCGTGCCCTGCCGCGTGCGATCTCGCGATCCTCGCCACGCTCGACCAGCGGTTCGGCGACGACATCGAGCGCCGAGACGCGCGGCACGGTGCGCAGAAACTGGCTGACATAACCGATCGTTTGCCGGCGTATGGCAAGCACGGTGCGCGGGCTGGCGGTGGCGAGGTCGATCAGCCCGTCGTCGTGCGTGACGATGATCTGGCCTTCGTCGACGGCGTAGTTGCCGTAGAGCATCTTCAGGATCGAACTCTTGCCGGCACCCGACGGGCCGCCGAGCACGGTGCATTCGCCGGCCCTGATCGAGAACGAGACACCGGCGATAACAGGCAGCTTGATGCCGTCGCGCAGATGCATGGTGAAGCTCTTGGCGACGTCCGAGACAACGAGCGGGGTCGGCATGGTTACACCTGCAAAATGGAGGAGACGAGGAGCTGGGTATAGGGCGCGCGTGGATCGTCGAGCACGCGGTCGGTGAGGCCGCTTTCGACGACACGGCCGTCCTTCATCACCATCATGCGCTGCGACAACAGCCGCGCCACGGCAAGATCATGGGTGACGACGATGGCCGCGAGACCAAGATCGGTGACTAGGCCGCGCAACAGGTCGAGCAAGCGCGCCTGGACCGAGACGTCGAGGCCGCCGGTGGGCTCGTCCATGAACACGAGCCGTGGACCGGTGACAAGGTTGCGGGCGATCTGCAGGCGCTGGCGCATGCCGCCGGAAAAGGCTCGCGGCTCGTCGTCGATGCGGTCTTCGTCGATCTCGACGCGCGATAGCCAGTCGACGGCGGTGGCGCGGATCTTGCCGTAGTGGCGGTCGCCGACCGCCATCAGCCGCTCGCCGACATTGGCGCCGGCCGATACCGTCATGCGCAGGCCGTCGGCCGGGTTCTGGTGGACAAAACCCCAGTCTGTGCGCATCAGGAAGCGGCGCTCGGCCTCGCTCATGCGGTAGAGCTCGCGGAACTGGCCGTCGCGCATGCGGTAGCTGGCAGTGCCGGAGCTCGGCAGCAGACGCGTCGACAGGCAGTTGAGCAATGTCGTCTTGCCGGAGCCGGACTCGCCGACGACAGCCAGGACTTCACCCGGCCAAAGGTCGAAGGAGACGTTGTCGCAGCCGACGCGCGAGCCATAGAATTTGGAGAGCGCCGAGACGCGCAGCAGCGGTTCGTCGGTCATTGCGCCGGCTCCATGTTTCCTGGGGCAAGAGGGTTTTCCGGGGCAAGGTGGCCGCGATGGCCGTCCGCCCGCCGATTCTCGCAATGGTCTGTGTCCGAGCAGACGAACATGTGGCCGCCATGGTCGTCGAGGATGACCTCGTCGAGATAGACATTCTCGGCCGCGCACAGCGCGCAGGGCTGGTCGAAGGTTTGCACCTCGAACGGATGGTCCTCGAAGTCGAGGCTGACCACTTCGGTAAACGGCGGCACCGCATAGATGCGCTTTTCACGGCCGGCGCCGAACAGCTGCAAGGCCGGTGAGCGGTGCATCTTGGGATTGTCGAATTTCGGCGTCGGCGACGGGTCCATCACATAACGGCCCTCGACCTTGACCGGGTAGGCATAGGTGGTGGCGATGCGGCCGTGCTTCGCAATGTCCTCGTAGAGCTTCACATGCATGAGGCCGTATTCTTCCAGCGCATGCATCTTGCGTGTTTCGGTCTCGCGCGGCTCGAGGAAACGCAAGGGTTCCGGGATCGGCACCTGGTAGACCAGCACCTGGCCAGCCGTCAGCGGATGCTCGGGGATGCGGTGGCGGGTCTGGATGATGGTGGCGCTGGCGGTATCGGTGGTCACCGCGACATTGGCGACCTTCTTGAAGAAGGCGCGGATCGAGACCGCGTTGGTGGTGTCGTCGGCGCCCTGGTCGATGACCTTCAGCACATCATCGGGGCCGATGATCGAAGCGGTGACCTGGACGCCGCCGGTGCCCCAGCCATAGGGCATCGGCATCTCGCGCGAGGCGAACGGCACCTGATAACCGGGGATGGCGATGCCCTTCAGGATCGCCCGGCGGATCATCCTTTTGGTCTGCTCGTCGAGATAGGCGAAGTTGTAGGTGGCGATGTCGGTCATG is part of the Mesorhizobium loti genome and encodes:
- the phnK gene encoding phosphonate C-P lyase system protein PhnK — encoded protein: MTDEPLLRVSALSKFYGSRVGCDNVSFDLWPGEVLAVVGESGSGKTTLLNCLSTRLLPSSGTASYRMRDGQFRELYRMSEAERRFLMRTDWGFVHQNPADGLRMTVSAGANVGERLMAVGDRHYGKIRATAVDWLSRVEIDEDRIDDEPRAFSGGMRQRLQIARNLVTGPRLVFMDEPTGGLDVSVQARLLDLLRGLVTDLGLAAIVVTHDLAVARLLSQRMMVMKDGRVVESGLTDRVLDDPRAPYTQLLVSSILQV
- a CDS encoding alpha-D-ribose 1-methylphosphonate 5-phosphate C-P-lyase PhnJ; this translates as MTDIATYNFAYLDEQTKRMIRRAILKGIAIPGYQVPFASREMPMPYGWGTGGVQVTASIIGPDDVLKVIDQGADDTTNAVSIRAFFKKVANVAVTTDTASATIIQTRHRIPEHPLTAGQVLVYQVPIPEPLRFLEPRETETRKMHALEEYGLMHVKLYEDIAKHGRIATTYAYPVKVEGRYVMDPSPTPKFDNPKMHRSPALQLFGAGREKRIYAVPPFTEVVSLDFEDHPFEVQTFDQPCALCAAENVYLDEVILDDHGGHMFVCSDTDHCENRRADGHRGHLAPENPLAPGNMEPAQ
- the phnL gene encoding phosphonate C-P lyase system protein PhnL, with the translated sequence MPTPLVVSDVAKSFTMHLRDGIKLPVIAGVSFSIRAGECTVLGGPSGAGKSSILKMLYGNYAVDEGQIIVTHDDGLIDLATASPRTVLAIRRQTIGYVSQFLRTVPRVSALDVVAEPLVERGEDREIARGRARALLAQLNLPEKLWALPPATFSGGEQQRVNIARGFITEHPILLLDEPTASLDAKNRDVVIELIAAKKAADVALLGIFHDHDVREAVADRIIDVTAFAPGKIAA